TTGTTTCACAATTTGCTTCATATGTTCAATTTGATGTTCATGAAAATTACGCAGCGGAAATGAGGTTTTATTTCTCGTTTCTTTTGCTTCAAAGTCAAGGTATTTTCCTTTATAGACTCCGTTATAGTCTGTAGTAGAAGCCTGCTTAAAATAAGCTTCTTTGATAACAGCGGCACTTCTCTTCGGATAGTCTACTTTTACAATTTGAACAGGGGTTGGTTTTTTGTGAACAATGGCTATTCCTTTTGAAACATAGTATTCGTTTGTTTCGTTTAAATCGTCCTCCAGCGTCATACCACGATTGCTATAGCTAGCTTCTAGCTTTTTAGGGGAAGGACTGCTGGTATTTAATGGCTTATAGGCCT
This sequence is a window from Priestia aryabhattai. Protein-coding genes within it:
- the recU gene encoding Holliday junction resolvase RecU, producing MIRYPNGKAYKPLNTSSPSPKKLEASYSNRGMTLEDDLNETNEYYVSKGIAIVHKKPTPVQIVKVDYPKRSAAVIKEAYFKQASTTDYNGVYKGKYLDFEAKETRNKTSFPLRNFHEHQIEHMKQIVKQNGICFVILMFSTLQEIYLFEAQFLFPYWDAMKKDGRKSIPKADIEKKGHFIELGYHPRIDYIKTIDKLYF